The Verrucomicrobiota bacterium genomic interval GCCACGACCAGCGACGTCATGCCAGTGCGGCCACCTTCTTCCACTCCGGCGGCAGACTCGATGTAGCTCGTGACAGTGGAAGTGCCCAGGCAGGCTCCGACCATGGCCGCCGAGGCATCCGCCGTCAGCGCGCGCCCCACTTTGGGTAACTGCCCATGCGCATCAAGCAGGTTGGCACGGGCCGAGACGCCAATCAGCGTGCCCATGTTGTCAAACAGATCCACAAACAGCAGCGCGAACACCAGTGGCAGCGTCACCCGCAGATTATCGAATACGTAACCCACATCCAGTTTCATGAACGTGGGCGCGAGCGAGGCGGGCCAATCCACCAGTTTGGCGGGCAGTTGGGTCAAGGCTCCCTTGCCATCTGCCGCAGGCACCAGCAGGCCGACCAGAGTCAGGGCGATGATGGACAGGATCATCGCGCCACGCACCTTTCGCCAGATCAGGATGGCGGCGAGCAAAATGCCGGACAAAACCAACAGCGCGGAAGGGGAGCCCAGATTGCCCGCCGTCACAAAGGTGACGGGATGACTGGCGATGATGCCGCCGTTTTTCAGCCCGATGAAGAGAATGAACAGCCCGATGCCGCTCGAAATGGCGATCTTCATCTCCATCGGCATCGCCTCCATAATTTGGCGGCGGATGCCGGTCAACGACAGGACTAGAAAAATCGCCCCGCTGCAAAACACCATGCCCAGTGCGGCGGGCCATGGGATTTTCATGCCGATGCAAATGGTGTAGGTGAAAAAGGCATTCATGCCCATGCCGGGCGCGAGGGCGATGGGGTAATTCGTGGCAAGTGCCATGACGATGGTCATCAACGCCGAGGCCAGCGCGGTGGCGGTCAGCACCGCCCCGAAATCCATGCCCCCGGCGGAGAGGATGGCCGGATTGACGGCCAGGATGTACGACATGGCCGCAAACGTGGTCAGGCCGGCGGTAATCTCACGGCGTACCGTGGATTGGTGTGCGCTGATTTTGAAGAAGTGATCAAACATTTGGGCGAACGAACGTGGCAGGATATTTGAAAGGGTGGGCGTTAGTCGCTAAAAGTACGGTGCCATCATCACTTTTTGGGAGACGGTAAAAGTTGGTTCAGCAGCGCCCGAATGTCAACGGAGTTCTTTTTAGTTTTGTCAGCTAAAGCAGCGGCTAGGCCGGCAGTGAAGGCAGACGAAGTGGAAGTGCCGGTCATGATAAAGGACTGTCCCCCGTAGCTGACAATGACGCTGGGGGGGCCCACCAACGAGACGTTTCCGCCATAGTTGGCAAAGGTGGCGATGTTGCCATTTTTGTCGCCAGCAGTGATGGCCAACACTTCCGGATACGCGGCGGGATAACTGGGAGTCGGGTTGCCATCGTTGCCGGCGGCGGCAATTACCAGAATGCCCTTGTTATAGGCTTGTGTGATCACAGAGTGCAACAAAGCGTTATCTCCGTTGCCCGCCAAGCTGAGATTGATGACGTTGGCTCCGCTGTTAATCGCTTGCTCAATCCCCATGGCCACATCAAAAGTGGTCGTACTGACATTGTTGCCATACACGTCCACCGGCAGAATCCGCACACTGGAAGATCCCGATTTATAAATGGCGTTCATCCCTTGCAGGATGGCGCTCTCC includes:
- a CDS encoding NCS2 family permease, producing the protein MFDHFFKISAHQSTVRREITAGLTTFAAMSYILAVNPAILSAGGMDFGAVLTATALASALMTIVMALATNYPIALAPGMGMNAFFTYTICIGMKIPWPAALGMVFCSGAIFLVLSLTGIRRQIMEAMPMEMKIAISSGIGLFILFIGLKNGGIIASHPVTFVTAGNLGSPSALLVLSGILLAAILIWRKVRGAMILSIIALTLVGLLVPAADGKGALTQLPAKLVDWPASLAPTFMKLDVGYVFDNLRVTLPLVFALLFVDLFDNMGTLIGVSARANLLDAHGQLPKVGRALTADASAAMVGACLGTSTVTSYIESAAGVEEGGRTGMTSLVVAVCFLLALFFHPLIKMIPAVATAPALVMVGIFMMQGVTRLALTDFAKAAPAVLTMILMPLTFSISEGLAIGFLVYVCMAIGTGRGREITPLGYILGFLFLLHILFR